The segment GCGCTTTACAATCGGCATTGGCGCCGGCATCCAGCACGAGCGAGCGACCTTTTAACGTTGGAACGATGATGGCGATGGCAGGACGCTCAACACCAGGAAGCGGACCCAGGGTGACAAGCGCGGTGGCCATCACTGCGCCCGTATTCCCGGCGCTGATAAAGCCATCGGCCTCGCCATTCTTGACCAGTTCCAGGCCGACCCGAATAGACGACTGCTTCTTCTTTCGTAAGGCAGCAGAAGGGGACTCTTGCATCCCGACCGTCTCTGGGGCGTGCCGAATCACAATGCTAAGGCCATTCGTGCGGTACTGCTTCAGTCTCTGGCTAATTTCATCTTCGTTCCCGACCAGTACAACGGTCAGGTTGCGATCGCGAGCGGCCACTACTGCGCCCTCAACGGTGACGCCGAGCCCTTGATCGGCGCCCATTGCGTCAAGCGCTATACGGGTTCCCATGCCTGTGTGTCAATCCGAAGCGGGGAGGACTAGACCTCCTCCCGCTTCACAATCTCCCGGCCTCCATAATAGCCGCAGGAGGAACATACGCGGTGAGGAAGCTTCTGCTCATGGCAGTTAGAGCACTCAGCGAGACCAGGAATGGTGAGGGCGTGATGGGAGCGCCGTTTTCGTGTCCGGGCATTGCTGTGACGACGTTTCGGAAGGGGCATCGTTAATCCTCCTGGACTTCTGTCGGCTAGAGTAAGTGTTGAAGGGGAAGAAGCCTTGGATCGCCTTCCTGAACCTGGCACTGGCACGAGGTCTCGTTCAGGTCGATCCCACAATGGGGACAAAGACCACGACATTCAGCCCGGCAAAGGGGCTGAAGCGGCAAG is part of the Candidatus Methylomirabilis limnetica genome and harbors:
- the rpmF gene encoding 50S ribosomal protein L32; amino-acid sequence: MSWSLSPLWDRPERDLVPVPGSGRRSKASSPSTLTLADRSPGGLTMPLPKRRHSNARTRKRRSHHALTIPGLAECSNCHEQKLPHRVCSSCGYYGGREIVKREEV